GGCAAAGGACGTATCGGGGGCGCCGCTGGGCAGCAGCCGCAAAATGGTAAGTTTACGCGGGTTTCCGCCCGTCCATCCGACGATGACGATCTTCCCGTTCGTAGGGTCGAGCGCGACCGCTTCCGCCTCGCCCGGCGTTGGAATGAACGGGCGGACGGCAGTCTCGAACGCCGAATCGATGGTTCCGTCCGGGTTTAACCGTCGCACCATCCATGGTGTTTGCGACATGAACACTCCGCCCACGACGACGATCTTTCCGTCGGTTTGAACGACGGCGGCGTACGGCCCTCCTTCCGTCTGGGGCAAGAGCACCTCCCCATCCGTGTCGAAGGTGGTGTCGAGTGTCCCCGAGGCACCCGCCACGAGGAGCGGGAACGTCAGGCCGGGGGCGCCCTTGGCCTCGATCGTGAGCGCCGCGTCGCCGAGCGTGGCGTCCGCGGCGGCCTTCAACACAAGCTTCGCCGCAGTGGAGGTGCCCGCGAACGCCGCCGGTTCGGCCGTCACGCCCTTGGGGAGCCCCGTGACGGACACCGCGACGTCTCCCTCGAGGCCGTCGCGGGTGAGCGTCAGCGCGATCTCGACGGTCCCCCCTTGCCGGAGCATGGCGCGTGGAACGCTCGCTGCGAGCTTGGGCGAGCCCACCCCTCCTTCGCCGGGAGGCGCTGCCTCGGGGAGCGCGCCGTCCTTGGTGCCCGCGTCGAGCACCCCCGCCACGGGCTCGTCCCCCGTGCAGGCGCCGAGCGCGTGCCACCCCGCCGACACCACCAGCAGCGACCCCACGAGACCGAGCTTCCGCATGACTTC
The sequence above is a segment of the Myxococcales bacterium genome. Coding sequences within it:
- a CDS encoding delta-60 repeat domain-containing protein is translated as MRKLGLVGSLLVVSAGWHALGACTGDEPVAGVLDAGTKDGALPEAAPPGEGGVGSPKLAASVPRAMLRQGGTVEIALTLTRDGLEGDVAVSVTGLPKGVTAEPAAFAGTSTAAKLVLKAAADATLGDAALTIEAKGAPGLTFPLLVAGASGTLDTTFDTDGEVLLPQTEGGPYAAVVQTDGKIVVVGGVFMSQTPWMVRRLNPDGTIDSAFETAVRPFIPTPGEAEAVALDPTNGKIVIVGWTGGNPRKLTILRLLPSGAPDTSFAKAGVYRADAFSDPESSYGHSVTVLSNGDFLVGGITRGTPKGSIEKFLQNGVRDLRFSPYETPDGESVRSVFELPGGGVFGVAGGFGVRLLADGKPDPTFGTGGARSYGSDCQIDESALTSDGDVIMVGKQSSGPVPQATCIRRVAARTTGDVRYSITKGAAIFSDTSVAVAGDRVYVSTTGGTSSEYYSTIERILPDGKIDTSFAKGGTLRLDPPPAFKTSPTVIRALATLPDGRLIVVGISSHAGPFVARYWP